CTGCCAAACGGGATATCCAGGGTTTATTTGCAGGGTTTAGGGGTCGGTAAACTCGTTTACCGCGCCGGGGTATTTACAGAATGGGGGAATTTTTAGGGAAGAATGCCAAACTGCCGGGCGCGCGCCGCCGCCTCGGTGCGGTTGGCGACATCGAGCTTGCGATAGATGCTGGCGGTGTGGGCTTTGACGGTGCCCGGAGAGATGATAAGCTGCCGGGCGATCTCCTGATTGGTTTGGCCCAGGGCGATGAGTTGGAGAACTTCCACCTCACGCCGGCTCAGTGGTTCAACAAGGCTCTCCCCATAGCTTACCGGGAGAGCGCCGGTGGCCGGGGTTGGCGCGGCCGCCTGCGGTTCGGCATCAAATTGGGAGAGCAGCCGGGTGGCGTAATCCTTTAAAGGGCCGGCGCCGGCATGGATCAGCCACTGCGCAAGCAACATTTGCAGAGGCCCGCCTTCGTCAATAAAGATACGCCCATAACCTTCCGGCTCGGCCAAAGCCAGAGCGCGCTCAAGGTCTGCCTGCGCTTTTGGTGTATCGCTCCGACGCAGAAAGGCCAGGCTGCGCAGGATGCGCAATTCAAGCGCCGCGCCAAACCGGCCGCTTTCTTCCGCCGCGGCGAGCGCTTGCGTCAATTCCGCAACGGCTTTGTCGGGATTGCGTTGAGCGAGCATTACCCTGGCCCCGGCGAGCCTCACCATCTCTCTGATCAATCCTCGATCTTGCTCCGCCAGGCGTGCTGCCCCCTCAATGCATCGTGTGGCTTCAGTCAGCGCTCCCTGCCGGACCAGTATCCTTGCCCTGAGCGCCAGCAGTTCAGCTCGCCACAAGGGGGATGGCGATTCGCCCAACGCCGCTTCCGCCTCTTGCGCGGCTGCCAGCGCGCCGTTGGCGTCGCCTTGCGCTTGCCTCAGACGCGCCAGCGCCGGCGCCGCGTTCAGCGCTGCGTCAAAACGCCCGCTCCACTTACCCAGTTCAATTCCCCGGGCCAGGTGGGCTTCCGCGGCTTCCAGTTTGTTGCACTCCAGGTATACTTCGCTCATCCTCAAGTGCAGGATCCCGGCCACCGGCAGGCGAGCCATTCCCTGTTCCTCAAAGTAGCTTAAGGCCGCCCGGCACGCCTCGTCCGCCGCCCGCAAACGCCCCAGCAACCACAATATCCCGATCTGCCGGTGAGTCATGCCGGCCACCCCGGCGGCATTTGCCCCTAGGCGGCTCCAGCGGATGGTTTCGGCATAGGCATCGCCAGCTTTCTCCAGATCGCCTGCGCCGTCATAGGCTGACGCCAGCGCCATAAAAATCACCGTCCGCAGCAGGGCGTTATCCGGCGACGGCAAATTCTCGGGGGCCAGGTAGAGAGCGCGTTCGGCAAAGGCAATCGCGACCTCAAAGTTATTGTCGTAGCGGGCAACGATTGACCGCATAGCGGCGAGATGGGCGGGTAAATCGGGGTAGGCCGCGTCATCCGCGCCCAATCTTTCAACCTGTTTGTTTAGCGCGTTCTCCGCATCGGTCAGGTGCG
This genomic interval from Anaerolineae bacterium contains the following:
- a CDS encoding helix-turn-helix transcriptional regulator, producing MQKTNTLIRTKLHWPFTRSELVPRPRLQARITQGLHGPLTLITAPAGFGKTTLVASCVAGCDMPVAWLSLDKNDNQAGRFLSYLVTALQEADHTVGGEAAQLVAAAPQAPPEAILTSLINNLDAAGGEMALVLDDYQFISNQTIHEGMTFLLDHCPRTFHLVIASRSDPPLPLARLRARGQVIEIRAAELGFTEPETAQFLNKVMGLGLDTGAVAVLKKRTEGWIAGLQMAALALQGARSMRDREDVTGFIKGFSGTNRYILDYLLEEVLAGQPQEIRHFLLHTSILERLTAPLCDAVLADEEGFKSQSVSILEYLERANLFLVSLDDKRIWYRYHHLFADLLRARLHQAEPDRVVRLLTRAAAWCEQQGQVADAVAYALAAPDYHRAAGLIAKNWHHTVNKGEIETVWSWLEALPKDVVKSSALLNLAYCWVLWFRSRVDAIEPHLTDAENALNKQVERLGADDAAYPDLPAHLAAMRSIVARYDNNFEVAIAFAERALYLAPENLPSPDNALLRTVIFMALASAYDGAGDLEKAGDAYAETIRWSRLGANAAGVAGMTHRQIGILWLLGRLRAADEACRAALSYFEEQGMARLPVAGILHLRMSEVYLECNKLEAAEAHLARGIELGKWSGRFDAALNAAPALARLRQAQGDANGALAAAQEAEAALGESPSPLWRAELLALRARILVRQGALTEATRCIEGAARLAEQDRGLIREMVRLAGARVMLAQRNPDKAVAELTQALAAAEESGRFGAALELRILRSLAFLRRSDTPKAQADLERALALAEPEGYGRIFIDEGGPLQMLLAQWLIHAGAGPLKDYATRLLSQFDAEPQAAAPTPATGALPVSYGESLVEPLSRREVEVLQLIALGQTNQEIARQLIISPGTVKAHTASIYRKLDVANRTEAAARARQFGILP